The following are from one region of the Ischnura elegans chromosome 12, ioIscEleg1.1, whole genome shotgun sequence genome:
- the LOC124168792 gene encoding probable low affinity copper uptake protein 2 — MEQSFWIGTRIKNFLIEGYDITSVWGLLATCIGASSLAVLYEGGRMYKLYCKSHVYTTTQEVSDSNADTATLMTSTSETAGNRRSTFERLCHAAKYGVVCMQNELIGYLLMLSVMRYNIAIALAVWLGAGIGYFIFAANISSTLSAGTNKKGCGGRSGSLSPPQECDSATDKLTEVNVGNEEEGIWTTETSQLPLSNEEDRGLRDVYDHVIGHDQNQGSVLTATAIVHREPSV; from the exons ATGGAACAATCATTTTGGATCGGGACTCGTATAAAGAACTTCTTAATTGAAGGATATGACATTACATCAGTATGGG GGCTCCTGGCCACTTGTATTGGGGCATCTTCTCTCGCTGTCCTCTACGAAGGAGGCAGAATGTATAAGTTATATTGCAAGTCTCATGTGTACACCACTACTCAGGAAGTCAGCGACTCCAATGCTGACACTGCTACACTAATGACTTCAACCTCAGAAACTGCTGGCAACAG GAGAAGTACGTTCGAGAGACTGTGCCATGCTGCAAAATATGGAGTTGTTTGCATGCAGAATGAGTTGATTGGATACCTTCTAATGCtgtcggtgatgaggtataataTCGCCATCGCTCTTGCTGTGTGGCTTGGTGCTGGAATTGGCTACTTCATTTTTGCAGCCAACATCAGTAGTACTCTCTCAGCTGGCACCAATAAAAAAGGCTGTGGGGGAAGGAGCGGGAGTCTATCGCCACCTCAAGAATGTGACTCTGCCACGGATAAGCTCACCGAAGTCAATG TTGGAAATGAAGAAGAAGGAATTTGGACCACAGAAACCAGCCAGTTACCGTTGAGCAATGAAGAAGACCGTGGTTTAAGGGATGTGTATGATCATGTTATTGGTCATGATCAAAATCAAGGTAGCGTTTTGACTGCCACTGCTATTGTCCATAGAGAACCATCTGTTTAA